A single Anatilimnocola floriformis DNA region contains:
- a CDS encoding ferredoxin family protein yields the protein MTHVVCAACFGCKYTDCVVVCPVECFYEADQILYIHPDECIDCEACVPECPVEAIFHQDNVPEDQKDFIALNAEQAPLCPSITEKKEPLGEH from the coding sequence ATGACCCACGTTGTCTGCGCCGCGTGCTTCGGCTGCAAATACACCGACTGCGTCGTTGTCTGCCCGGTCGAATGTTTCTACGAAGCCGATCAGATCCTCTACATTCATCCCGATGAATGCATCGACTGTGAAGCCTGCGTTCCCGAGTGCCCCGTCGAAGCCATCTTCCACCAGGACAACGTTCCGGAAGATCAAAAGGACTTCATCGCACTGAACGCCGAACAGGCCCCGCTCTGCCCGTCGATCACCGAAAAGAAAGAACCGCTGGGCGAACACTAA
- a CDS encoding acyltransferase family protein produces MSAKTAASSATVVERQSFYRPELDGLRFLSFLAVFVSHAYLIHPRMFAGAGPIGTELGRWALAAGHCGYAAVAVFFVLSSYLITELLLRENERNGKIDVPAFYARRALRIWPLYFFFLILTLLLEPRLGMPGIPAADAPWYLAFLGNWQIVWNGQIPRSAAQILWTVAIEEQFYLFWPLLVVLVSPKRLGWMCALLLVLGQVSRLALVASGAPFYAIHFHTCVQFDAIAWGGLLAVAVRNGAFANWPRLARQAMFGGGVVLAVATQLLLAEDKPFAAWPVAAYPLFAIAALLVVAGAMRNGNESSLLIHPWLVRLGKISYGLYIWHLLAIVLIYKFGWCRPQSVWTSFYALPVTIGLAELSYQWIERPFLRWKEQFSRATVSTTTPIDAAKPVIAET; encoded by the coding sequence ATGTCTGCAAAAACTGCTGCCAGTTCTGCCACGGTCGTCGAACGACAATCCTTCTATCGCCCCGAGCTCGACGGGCTGCGATTCCTCAGTTTTCTAGCCGTGTTCGTCAGTCATGCTTACCTGATTCATCCGCGGATGTTTGCGGGAGCGGGGCCGATCGGAACAGAATTGGGCCGCTGGGCACTCGCGGCAGGGCATTGCGGTTATGCCGCCGTGGCGGTGTTCTTTGTACTCAGTTCGTATCTGATTACCGAACTGCTGTTGCGAGAAAATGAGCGGAACGGCAAGATCGACGTGCCGGCCTTTTATGCGCGGCGGGCTTTGCGCATCTGGCCGTTGTATTTCTTCTTTTTGATTCTCACGCTTTTGCTGGAACCGCGGCTCGGAATGCCGGGCATTCCGGCGGCCGATGCTCCTTGGTATCTCGCCTTCCTCGGCAACTGGCAGATTGTGTGGAACGGTCAGATTCCGCGCTCGGCGGCGCAGATCTTGTGGACCGTGGCGATCGAAGAGCAGTTCTATTTGTTCTGGCCATTGCTGGTGGTGCTTGTCTCGCCAAAGCGGCTCGGCTGGATGTGTGCGCTGTTGCTCGTGCTGGGACAAGTCTCGCGGCTGGCGCTCGTGGCCAGCGGTGCGCCCTTCTATGCAATTCACTTTCACACCTGCGTGCAGTTCGACGCCATTGCGTGGGGCGGTCTGCTCGCGGTCGCGGTTCGCAACGGCGCGTTTGCCAACTGGCCACGCCTCGCACGGCAAGCAATGTTCGGTGGCGGTGTTGTCCTAGCGGTTGCCACGCAACTGTTGCTCGCCGAGGACAAACCATTCGCAGCCTGGCCGGTGGCGGCTTATCCACTGTTCGCCATTGCGGCGCTGTTGGTGGTGGCGGGAGCGATGCGAAATGGCAACGAGTCGAGCCTGCTAATTCATCCTTGGCTCGTGCGTTTGGGAAAGATTTCTTACGGCCTCTACATCTGGCATCTGCTGGCCATCGTTCTCATCTACAAGTTCGGCTGGTGCCGACCGCAAAGCGTGTGGACGAGCTTCTACGCGTTGCCGGTAACGATCGGCTTGGCGGAACTTTCGTACCAATGGATCGAGCGGCCGTTCCTGCGCTGGAAGGAACAGTTCTCGCGCGCCACAGTATCGACAACGACGCCAATTGACGCTGCAAAACCGGTCATTGCTGAGACATAG